The Calliphora vicina chromosome 3, idCalVici1.1, whole genome shotgun sequence genome contains a region encoding:
- the LOC135955354 gene encoding uncharacterized protein LOC135955354, giving the protein MLFDDLCLKIYFWPFLSYLASLKGLCPFYPPGYFPFTTMPPNNGMSSTSPIPTFQPTPPTTLPPCPADPLVCLAGGERPIPYCPCIDPRQQNGQTTTTSSNVESVEMPSESEDIMQSLQLRLAPSYPTAVMDTEVMIFSHLDNTKRRRRRKRRDISKKEY; this is encoded by the coding sequence ATGCTATTCGATGATTTGtgtttaaaaatctatttttggccATTTCTATCGTATCTGGCCAGTCTTAAAGGATTGTGTCCATTTTATCCGCCCGGCTATTTTCCCTTCACCACAATGCCGCCAAATAATGGCATGAGCTCAACGTCACCAATACCAACATTCCAGCCAACACCGCCCACAACACTACCACCCTGCCCGGCTGATCCGTTGGTATGTTTGGCCGGTGGTGAAAGACCCATACCGTATTGTCCCTGCATTGATCCTAGACAACAAAATGGTCAGACAACTACTACAAGTAGTAATGTGGAAAGTGTTGAAATGCCCAGTGAATCAGAAGATATTATGCAGAGTTTACAATTAAGATTAGCTCCATCTTATCCGACTGCTGTAATGGATACGGAAGTGATGATATTTTCTCATTTGGATAATACGAAAAGGAGGAGGAGACGCAAGAGAAGGGATATTTCGAAGAAGGAATATTGA